Within the Setaria viridis chromosome 3, Setaria_viridis_v4.0, whole genome shotgun sequence genome, the region CATCGCCTACGCACTCAGACAAGAAAGCCAGCAGCACTGGCGAGAAGAACGTGCTCATCTTCGACCTTGGAGGTGGCACCTTTGATGTGTCACTGCTGACCATCAAGGAGGGCATCTTCGAGGTCAAGGCCACCGCCGGCGACTGCCATCTGGGTGGGGAAGATTTTGACAACCGCATGGTCAACCACTTCGTCCAGGAGTTCAAGCGCAGGCACAGGATGGACATCAGCAGCGACCTGCGAGCGCTGCGGCGTCTGAGGATCGCCTGCGAGCTCGCCAAGCGCGCGCTGTCGTCCATCGCGCAGACCACCATCGAGATCGACTCACTGTACGAGGGCATGGACTTGTACACCACCGTCACTCGTGCCCAGTTCAACAAGCTGAACATGGACCTCTTCGCCAAGTGCATGGAGCTCGTGGAGAAGTGCCTCCATGACGCCAAGATGGACAAGAGCAGCGTGCACGACGTCGTGCTCGTGGGCGGCTCCACCCGCATCCCCAAGGTGCAAGAGCTGCTCCAGGACTTGTTCAACGGCAAGGAGCTCCGCTGCAGCATCAACCCTGACGAGTCTGCGGCGTACGGTGCCACTGTGCTGGCTGCCAGCCTGAGCGGTGAGGACAATGTGAATATGCAGGTGCATGATATAACACCACTGTCTCTAGGTCTGGGGACCGCTGGTGGCATGATGTGTACGAGGGCGAGGGCGCCAGGACCGAGGACAACAGCCTCCTGGGCAAGTTCGAGCTGTCTGGCATCCCGCTGGTGGCCCGAGGTGTGCCCCAGATCACAGTGTGCTTCGAGATTGACGTCGATGGCATCCTGAACGTGTCTGTTGTGGACAAGGTGACGGGCAGAGCACGATCACTGTCACCACCGACAAGGGGCAGCTGAGCAAGGAGGCGATTGAGAAGATGATGCAGGATGTGGAGGAGTACAAGGTGCACAAAAGGAAGATGGACGCCAGGAACGCGCTGGAGGACTACGTGGAGAGCATGCACATCATCGCCTCCAAACTGAGCGCGGATGACAAGAAGTGCGTTGAGGACGCCATCAACTGGCTGGACAGCAACGAGCTCGCAGACACCGACGAGATCAAGGGCAAGATGAAGGATCTTAAGGGCATCTGCGACCCCATCTTGGTGTGCCTGACTGCCCCCCAAACCTACAGTGGGGCCCGAGATGCGTGAAGCTTCCATGGCATTTTGCCGCTCCTGTCACTTAGTCTGTCATATGGTCGTGTTATCGTGTATGAGTTCAATTTAGATGTGAAAGCTGGAGAGATTTGGGGAGGCTGTGGTTCAAAAACTCGCGCAGCTTCTGAATTGCTCTTCTCTTTCAGCTTTGATCGCGCGTTTGCATTGTTATCTTTGGTGGTGACATTGTTTCTTCTGAAGATTAAGGTGCAGGGTCTCTCCAGCTGAGCAATTGTGCACAAAGGATCATGGGAGACTCATACAGCATTGTGCATCTAATGATCTGAAACATCTGGAAGCGATTGCGTTGTGCACATCTGGGCTTATTACCTAGCGACGTGACAGCTAAACAGAGGGTACCACAAGGGCAGCAGTTACAGTAATCTTTCATCCCCCGTCATCACAACCATGCAAACCCATGACAGTATCAAGTCCACGAACGAGATCAAATGGCATGCCAAAATTTGAAGAGACGCAGGAACAAGCTAATGATAACGTAATTCGCCCCGTTTTTAAATAgatgatgtttaggacaagctcATTAGTAAAGTATTTATAGCAACGCGAGTACGTAGTATAATCAGATAGTACGTGAACGTGAGATGTCAGAAGCAACATGAACATTTCATCCCAGTAGCAGGATTCCACAAAACATATGCTTCAACCATTCACTGCAACCAGGAAGTGGGCACACGTGCTAACATTTGACAGACACCCCAGAGAAGGGTACAGAAGGTTTCTAACGTTTCGTCTTTACATCGTCTCATTAGCTTGAACTGAACGCGTTATCCTGACATCCTCCCTGAATATATTTGCTTCGCAGCTGCCTGAGAGCTTCCACCTGATCAGCTGATGCTTTTCCAGCAAGGAATACTTGATCCCATATCTTCCTCAGTTCTAGTGAAAAAACAATTGTGCAAGCATCGATTAGAAGAGTTTACCAAAATATGCTGTGCAACTATTGGACGCTAAGAAACAAATAATCTTCATGTGCTTTTATCATCCCCCACAAAAACAACACAAGCATATTAAATTATTTCCCAGTCCCCAGTTTACTTATTTACCCGTTCCTCTTATGATTTACCAGTCTTTGAACCGTACGAGTCTAAGAGATTGCTAGCCTACCATGATGGGAAAGAAAGGAATTTTGGGGCACAAGTTCAACTAACCAGATTTGTGCATGGATGAAAGGCACATTATTATCAAGTCAAAGCGTGGAACTTTTGCCAGATTCTCCAAAATGCTAACAGCTAACGCTGCATCATCCCTGAGTATGTAATAGGTACAAATATCAGCCATGATCCCAGATTGGCACCGTGCAAAAGGACATATGACAAATGAACACACCAGAAAATTGAGGCTGAACACTTCACGATGTCAATGAGAAAAGGAGCAGAAAGTGCGTTCTTGAAAATCTCTGGTAGGCTTGCCGGTGGAATTGACTGCTTGCAAAACAAGAAGACAGGAAATTACACAGCAAGAAATGATAAGCCATGGTGCGATAAAAAATAAAGGGCTGGAAGTAAACCTTTAACAATTGTATTTGCTGGGCAGTGTCATCAGAAAGAGCTCTCCAAGAAACCTCAAAGTCATAAGCTGTCTTTGGTATTTTGACGCTTTTTACGGTGCTGGCCATATACCGTGAAGCAGCTCGCGATGCAAGCTCTTGAATTGAAGCTTCTGGCCCAGGCTTCTGATTAGCATTCCGAGACTGCTGCATCAAGCATACGACACGTGGCATAAAGAAACGTCAACACTTTCCTGAAACTGTGAAACATGCACTTCTGCGCCATTACAGTTGCAGTAAACTCTTAAACTGTTAAACAACAAACATGAGCCTTGATTCAGATCTCTTGGAGTACTCAATTCTCAGGTGTGTAGTTTCATCTTGCAGTGGGGTTGAGGTAGGTTTACCATTTACCCCTACGGCACCTGCTTCTTCAGGTTTCCATCCACCCACATCATAAGTTGTAAATCCATGGCTTATCCAAGATCGGGGTTTTTTCAAGCAAAGTAAAAATACACATACTGTATCTCAAAAACATTGCAAGAAAAACTACCCAAATGACATGCCAAATACATCATATTACACAAATAGGTGAATTCTGACTTGCCATGGTAAGTACTAACACAGAAACCAAAGATCGTGGCTATTATAATATAGTCAGAAAGGCTGTAAAAATAAAGACCTGCAAGACATTCTCGTTGACGATTACTCCAGATCCTCCTTTAGAACTGGAACTGCCACCAGGACTCTCTCTAATCTCCACTGCAGCTCTAATAGGCGAATCAACTTCCATGAAACTGCCCTGTAGAATTAGATCCGCACATCAGGTATATATGTCCAACAAAATAGGTTGGCCAAAGCCTTAAACAGACCTACAGAGGAATGCAACTAACTACTCAAGGAACAGAGAAAACAGCAAAGGTCTAGTTCAAATGGGCAAAGCCATGTCATGTGCAAGTTTTTTAGGCAATGAAAACCATGATTTTACTTCCTACCAAACTGTATTCAACTGATATCATTAAACATATGAACTGTCCATACACAAAAATAACTATTCAAGTACTATGGCACCATACTGCAGCTGAGCCTACCTTCTGGGAGATAGTCGGTGGATGAGAAGTGATGTCCTTTTTATCAGCAGGTTTATC harbors:
- the LOC117846843 gene encoding uncharacterized protein isoform X1; the protein is MEYTARSNGTSGTSAGSFGGPYNMKYSSYLNDEPMPDAASEKEQGNEYFKQKKFTEAIECYSRSIGLSPTAVAFANRAMAYLKLRRFKEAEDDCTEALNLDDRYIKAYSRRITARKELGKLKEAMDDAEFAISLEPNNPELRKQYTEIKALHMEKLGKKTPVPTKHAVSGLDKPADKKDITSHPPTISQKGSFMEVDSPIRAAVEIRESPGGSSSSKGGSGVIVNENVLQQSRNANQKPGPEASIQELASRAASRYMASTVKSVKIPKTAYDFEVSWRALSDDTAQQIQLLKSIPPASLPEIFKNALSAPFLIDIVKCSASIFWDDAALAVSILENLAKVPRFDLIIMCLSSMHKSELRKIWDQVFLAGKASADQVEALRQLRSKYIQGGCQDNAFSSS
- the LOC117846843 gene encoding uncharacterized protein isoform X2, whose product is MEYTARSNGTSGTSAGSFGGPYNMKYSSYLNDEPMPDAASEKEQGNEYFKQKKFTEAIECYSRSIGLSPTAVAFANRAMAYLKLRRFKEAEDDCTEALNLDDRYIKAYSRRITARKELGKLKEAMDDAEFAISLEPNNPELRKQYTEIKALHMEKLGKKTPVPTKHAVSGLDKPADKKDITSHPPTISQKGSFMEVDSPIRAAVEIRESPGGSSSSKGGSGVIVNENVLQSRNANQKPGPEASIQELASRAASRYMASTVKSVKIPKTAYDFEVSWRALSDDTAQQIQLLKSIPPASLPEIFKNALSAPFLIDIVKCSASIFWDDAALAVSILENLAKVPRFDLIIMCLSSMHKSELRKIWDQVFLAGKASADQVEALRQLRSKYIQGGCQDNAFSSS